A window of Eubacterium sp. 1001713B170207_170306_E7 contains these coding sequences:
- a CDS encoding ATP-binding cassette domain-containing protein, which yields MQNHEPLVRMEHIYKTFNPDSVNEVVLFQDFNLNIEKGRFVSVIGSNGSGKTTILNLLCGSLPVDQGKIYVGGKDITGLKEYQHSAFIGRVFQDPSLGTCPSMTILENMALADRKGKPYGLGIGVNKKRIDFYKSQLELLKLGLEDKIDLQVGSLSGGQRQALALLISTMTPIDLLILDEHTAALDPKSSENVMELTEKLVREKNLTTLMVTHNLKFAINYGDRLVMMHRGSVVIDKSDDVKDALAVRDLTDKFNEISIEDGNSL from the coding sequence ATGCAGAATCATGAACCCCTTGTCCGTATGGAACATATTTATAAAACCTTCAATCCGGATTCCGTCAATGAGGTGGTGCTGTTTCAGGACTTTAATCTGAATATTGAAAAGGGACGCTTTGTCTCCGTCATCGGGAGCAACGGCTCCGGCAAAACAACGATCTTAAACCTGCTCTGCGGCAGCCTGCCGGTGGATCAGGGAAAGATCTACGTTGGCGGTAAGGATATTACCGGGCTTAAAGAATACCAGCACTCGGCTTTTATCGGCCGTGTGTTCCAGGACCCGTCCCTTGGCACCTGCCCCAGCATGACCATCCTCGAAAACATGGCCCTGGCAGACCGGAAGGGCAAGCCCTATGGCCTGGGCATCGGCGTCAATAAAAAGCGTATCGATTTTTACAAAAGCCAGCTGGAGCTCTTAAAGCTGGGGCTGGAGGATAAAATTGATCTGCAGGTTGGCAGCCTGTCCGGCGGCCAGCGCCAGGCGCTGGCGCTGCTCATCTCCACCATGACGCCCATCGACCTGCTCATTCTGGACGAGCACACCGCCGCCCTTGACCCGAAATCCAGCGAGAACGTCATGGAGCTCACCGAAAAGCTGGTGCGCGAAAAAAATCTGACCACGCTCATGGTCACACACAACCTCAAGTTCGCCATCAACTACGGCGACCGTCTGGTCATGATGCACCGCGGCAGCGTCGTGATCGATAAATCCGACGACGTGAAGGATGCTCTGGCGGTCCGCGACCTGACAGATAAATTCAATGAAATCAGTATAGAGGATGGCAATTCGTTATAA
- a CDS encoding sugar-binding domain-containing protein encodes MNKIESSDSMFNKMILIANLYYKEKLSQQEIAKKLNISRPWVSKLLARAEENGIVKIEVMTPFTENAALESALMHKYYIKHVGVIKSDNTTRDDLALAAANYFISELRPEDVVGVGWGTSVSRLISATESLCFPKVKVVPLAGSFGNTMDLFPNLSSIRLAKIINGVAEVIHAPAVCSSPEEYEALMNNDQTQKLLYMGEHADILLLGMGTFEVSSQPQFGIFKPGDITELKAKQVMGDIALQYLDVNGNPIDTDFTRRLIRANIFKASANARTSIGIAEGAYKKDIIHAVLSLKLVNALFTDEETALALLGI; translated from the coding sequence ATGAATAAAATCGAATCATCAGATTCCATGTTTAATAAAATGATCCTCATCGCAAATCTGTACTATAAAGAAAAATTGTCACAGCAGGAAATCGCAAAAAAACTGAATATTTCAAGACCCTGGGTTTCCAAACTCCTCGCCCGCGCCGAGGAAAACGGTATCGTGAAAATTGAAGTCATGACGCCCTTTACCGAAAATGCCGCCCTGGAAAGCGCGCTCATGCATAAATATTATATCAAGCATGTCGGCGTCATCAAAAGCGATAATACCACAAGAGATGACCTGGCTCTTGCCGCCGCCAACTATTTTATTTCAGAGCTGCGGCCAGAGGACGTTGTTGGCGTCGGCTGGGGTACCAGCGTCTCAAGACTTATCTCCGCCACCGAATCCCTGTGTTTCCCAAAGGTAAAGGTCGTTCCTCTGGCCGGCAGCTTCGGCAATACCATGGATCTTTTCCCCAACCTGAGCAGTATCCGCCTGGCCAAGATCATTAACGGCGTTGCCGAGGTTATCCACGCTCCAGCGGTGTGCAGCTCACCGGAGGAATACGAAGCCCTGATGAACAACGACCAGACACAAAAGCTTCTGTACATGGGTGAACACGCCGATATCCTGCTTCTGGGCATGGGTACCTTTGAAGTTTCCTCCCAGCCACAGTTCGGAATTTTTAAACCCGGCGATATCACCGAGCTGAAAGCCAAACAGGTCATGGGTGATATCGCCCTTCAATACCTCGACGTCAACGGAAACCCAATCGACACAGATTTCACAAGAAGACTGATCCGGGCAAACATCTTCAAGGCCAGCGCCAACGCGCGGACCAGCATCGGCATTGCTGAAGGTGCTTATAAAAAGGATATTATCCATGCCGTGCTCTCCCTGAAGCTGGTAAATGCACTGTTTACCGATGAGGAGACGGCACTGGCGCTGTTGGGGATATAA
- a CDS encoding class II fructose-bisphosphate aldolase, with protein MLVTSKEMFEKAREGGYAIPAPNFIDLESLRWHVETAEKLNVPLILPLAEAHIGENISLEDAALVGKKYAAAAKVPVALHLDHGTDPEIIKRAVDLGFTSVMIDASMESFEENVRRTKEIIDYAHARGAVVEAEIGHVGAGENYENHDESDSQYTAVEEARRFVAETGVDSLAISIGTAHGMYKGIPEINFDRLKEIAAAIDTPLVLHGGSSSGDENLNKCAVNGISKINIFSDLLAAAMKALEDAPPKTYLDVKALSKKGMQDCLEHYYSVFETKPID; from the coding sequence ATGTTAGTCACATCAAAAGAAATGTTTGAAAAAGCACGGGAGGGCGGATACGCCATACCAGCGCCAAATTTTATCGACCTGGAATCCCTGCGCTGGCATGTGGAGACTGCGGAAAAGCTGAATGTTCCGTTGATTCTGCCGCTGGCCGAGGCGCATATCGGGGAAAATATCAGCCTCGAGGACGCAGCGCTTGTGGGAAAAAAATATGCAGCAGCGGCAAAGGTGCCGGTTGCGCTGCATCTGGACCACGGGACGGATCCTGAGATCATTAAAAGGGCAGTGGATCTGGGCTTCACCTCGGTAATGATCGATGCGTCCATGGAATCCTTTGAGGAAAATGTCCGCAGGACAAAGGAAATTATCGACTATGCCCACGCGCGGGGCGCGGTGGTCGAGGCGGAGATCGGCCATGTGGGCGCTGGTGAGAATTATGAAAATCACGATGAGTCGGATTCGCAGTACACCGCGGTGGAGGAAGCCAGACGCTTTGTAGCGGAAACCGGCGTGGATTCCCTGGCCATCTCCATCGGGACAGCCCATGGCATGTACAAAGGTATTCCGGAAATCAATTTTGACCGCTTGAAGGAGATCGCCGCGGCCATTGACACGCCGCTGGTGCTCCACGGAGGTTCCTCCTCAGGAGATGAAAACCTCAATAAATGCGCGGTGAACGGTATTTCCAAAATTAATATTTTCTCAGATCTGCTGGCCGCGGCCATGAAAGCACTGGAAGATGCACCGCCGAAAACCTATCTTGATGTGAAGGCATTGTCAAAGAAAGGCATGCAGGACTGCCTGGAGCACTATTATTCGGTTTTTGAGACGAAACCAATTGACTGA
- a CDS encoding ABC transporter permease, giving the protein MDIIGGLVINVLEEGFIYGIMAVGVYITYSVLDFPDLSVDGTFPLGMCLTAMLITAGVNPWLACAAAFIVGAAAGCITGFLHVKLGITDLLSGILVMTGLYSINLALTGGSAVLPFYNMPTIFNTGLATVLPSGYGLVIMVAVICIVVKLLIDLYLKTQSGMLLRASGDNPQYVISQGRDPGKMKIIGLAIGNGCTALSGCILAQQTESANVAVGTGMVVMALASVIIGMNLFKRVSFVKPTLAVIFGAIIYKACLAIAMQIGLPTNYLKLLMAIIFTIALVGGKLFPERRKKNHAES; this is encoded by the coding sequence ATGGATATTATAGGTGGCTTGGTAATTAACGTCCTCGAGGAAGGCTTTATCTACGGGATTATGGCCGTCGGGGTGTACATTACCTATTCTGTTCTGGATTTTCCCGACCTTTCAGTCGATGGAACCTTCCCGCTGGGGATGTGTCTCACCGCCATGCTGATCACCGCCGGGGTTAATCCGTGGCTCGCGTGTGCCGCGGCCTTTATTGTGGGAGCGGCCGCGGGCTGTATTACGGGTTTTCTCCATGTGAAGCTCGGCATCACCGACCTGCTCTCCGGGATTCTTGTGATGACAGGGCTTTACAGTATCAACCTGGCCCTGACCGGCGGCAGCGCAGTGCTGCCCTTTTATAACATGCCCACCATCTTCAACACCGGGCTGGCGACCGTTCTGCCCTCGGGCTACGGTCTTGTCATCATGGTGGCGGTAATCTGTATTGTGGTCAAGCTGCTCATCGACCTGTATTTAAAAACCCAGTCTGGCATGCTGCTCCGCGCGTCCGGGGATAACCCGCAGTATGTGATCTCACAGGGCCGTGATCCCGGGAAGATGAAAATCATCGGTCTGGCCATCGGCAACGGCTGTACCGCTCTGTCCGGCTGTATTCTGGCACAGCAGACCGAATCCGCCAACGTGGCCGTGGGGACAGGGATGGTCGTTATGGCGCTGGCCTCAGTGATCATCGGAATGAACCTGTTCAAGCGGGTATCCTTTGTAAAGCCGACCCTGGCAGTGATCTTCGGGGCCATCATCTACAAGGCCTGCCTGGCCATCGCCATGCAGATCGGCCTGCCCACCAACTACCTCAAGCTGCTCATGGCTATCATCTTTACCATCGCGCTGGTAGGCGGCAAGCTTTTCCCGGAAAGGAGAAAGAAAAACCATGCAGAATCATGA
- a CDS encoding N-acetyltransferase yields MKKDYKITKLNTLESGFRHQAVRLFVEGFYDMIKSISADKEVLFQLFEPALRNDMAYVCLDGEKVVGLLAYSDNKRRAFDVERSGAARVFGPVKSRVIKAQLMFIIGKPAVKREDEGYIDFLATDPASRGQGIATKMIQYVAENTGAASLSLDVIGENGNAIRLYRHLGFKTTGIQDNLILRMAGIRKLLIMKKELYE; encoded by the coding sequence ATGAAAAAGGATTATAAGATCACCAAACTCAACACACTGGAGTCCGGCTTCCGGCACCAGGCTGTCCGCTTGTTCGTCGAAGGCTTTTACGATATGATCAAATCCATTTCAGCTGATAAGGAAGTGCTGTTTCAGCTTTTTGAGCCGGCGCTGCGAAATGATATGGCCTATGTCTGTCTGGACGGCGAAAAGGTGGTGGGCCTGCTGGCCTATTCCGATAATAAACGCCGTGCTTTCGATGTGGAAAGAAGCGGGGCAGCCCGGGTGTTCGGGCCTGTAAAGAGCCGTGTCATAAAGGCCCAGCTCATGTTCATTATTGGAAAGCCCGCGGTGAAAAGGGAGGACGAGGGCTATATCGACTTTCTGGCCACCGACCCGGCCAGCAGAGGACAGGGTATTGCCACAAAAATGATCCAGTATGTGGCCGAAAATACCGGCGCTGCCAGCCTGAGCCTGGACGTGATCGGCGAAAATGGAAATGCCATCCGCCTGTACCGGCATCTGGGCTTTAAGACCACCGGGATACAGGATAATCTGATACTGCGCATGGCCGGTATCCGTAAGCTGCTGATTATGAAAAAAGAATTATACGAATAA
- the rlmD gene encoding 23S rRNA (uracil(1939)-C(5))-methyltransferase RlmD has product MKKGDIIDIRIEGIEFPGKSWGMVEEESSAKKVVIKNGIPGQLIKTRITKKRSKKIEGQPLEILEASPLEIPAECPVFGQCGGCTYQSLPYEKQLELKADYVLNLLDKANISGFEFGGIIPSPEIFEYRNKMEYSFGDDVKDGPLLLGMHERGSFYNIVKTDCCRLTDEDFNIIQKAVLRYFEEKNATYFHKRSHEGFLRHLVIRKGKQTGEILVNLVTTSQAELDDVDFTELLLKLGLSGKIKGILHTINDSVADVVKKDDLHILYGEDCIHDKILGLEFEISTFSFFQTNTLGAEKLYSVVRDYVGDRQDKTIFDLYCGTGTIAQVLAPVAKKVIGIELIEEAVEAARINAEANGLHNCAFIAGDVMEKVTELPDNPDIIILDPPRDGIHPKAIFKIIDFKPDTFIYVSCKATSLARDLPFFKEAGYAVEKVCCVDMFPHGGHVETVVLLQKEIL; this is encoded by the coding sequence ATGAAAAAAGGCGATATTATCGATATTAGAATAGAAGGCATTGAATTTCCAGGGAAATCCTGGGGAATGGTGGAGGAAGAGAGCAGCGCAAAAAAGGTTGTGATCAAAAATGGCATTCCCGGGCAGCTCATTAAAACCCGAATTACCAAAAAACGCAGTAAGAAAATTGAAGGACAGCCTCTGGAAATTCTGGAGGCGTCTCCCTTGGAGATCCCGGCAGAATGCCCGGTCTTTGGCCAATGCGGCGGCTGTACCTACCAGAGCCTGCCCTACGAAAAACAGCTTGAGCTAAAGGCTGATTACGTTTTAAACCTGCTCGATAAAGCTAATATCAGCGGTTTTGAATTTGGGGGAATTATCCCCAGCCCAGAGATTTTCGAGTATCGTAATAAAATGGAGTACTCCTTCGGCGATGATGTGAAGGACGGCCCCCTGCTCCTGGGCATGCACGAGCGCGGCAGCTTTTACAACATTGTCAAAACCGACTGCTGCCGTCTGACCGATGAGGACTTTAACATTATCCAGAAAGCTGTCCTCCGTTATTTTGAAGAAAAAAATGCGACCTATTTTCACAAGCGCAGCCACGAGGGCTTCCTGCGCCATCTGGTCATCCGGAAGGGCAAGCAGACCGGAGAAATCCTCGTCAATCTGGTCACCACCTCCCAGGCAGAACTGGACGATGTAGATTTTACCGAGCTGCTCCTGAAGCTCGGGTTGTCCGGTAAAATTAAGGGGATTCTCCATACCATCAACGATAGCGTGGCCGATGTGGTCAAAAAAGACGACCTGCATATCTTGTATGGCGAGGACTGCATCCACGATAAAATCCTCGGCCTGGAATTTGAAATCTCGACCTTCTCCTTTTTCCAGACCAATACCCTGGGCGCAGAAAAGCTGTATTCCGTTGTCCGCGATTACGTCGGAGACCGCCAGGATAAAACCATTTTTGACCTGTACTGCGGCACCGGCACCATCGCCCAGGTCCTGGCTCCGGTGGCGAAAAAAGTCATCGGTATTGAGCTTATCGAGGAAGCCGTGGAAGCCGCCAGGATCAACGCCGAGGCCAACGGCCTGCACAACTGCGCCTTTATCGCCGGCGACGTTATGGAAAAAGTAACCGAGCTGCCCGACAATCCCGATATTATCATACTCGACCCGCCGAGAGACGGCATCCACCCTAAAGCGATCTTTAAAATCATTGACTTCAAGCCCGATACCTTTATCTACGTGTCCTGCAAGGCCACCTCCCTGGCGCGGGACCTGCCGTTTTTTAAAGAAGCGGGATATGCAGTGGAGAAGGTCTGTTGTGTGGATATGTTTCCGCATGGAGGGCATGTGGAGACAGTAGTGCTTTTGCAAAAAGAAATCTTGTAA
- a CDS encoding FGGY-family carbohydrate kinase — protein MKQLDCVLGIDMGTGGARVGIFDLKGTPIVFCEEPYPLYTPASGRAEQNPDEWWSAICKASRRAVEESGIDPSCIKGMSVDTTCCTVLLSGEDMMPLRPAIMWMDIRASEQAKRMYETGHDALKYNGYGMVSAECLPAKALWLKENEPELYHKATRFYECTDWLTYRLTGEYTASINCASSRWYYNSEEGGYPVDFYNTIGLEDLVEKLPPRVLAMGSLVGGLTADAAEELGLVVGIPVGEGGADAFVGVIGLNAVQPGKLTLITGSSHLHIAQVKEAIHSKGVWGSYPDAIVKGLQMVEGGQTSTGSIVNWLKEQLCGNLKVQAAEEGCSVYDILNHEAEALPIGADGIIALDFFQGNRTPHVDPDVRGMFYGLSLGHTPAHMYRAVIESICYGTETIIDSFRQAGFSPDGIVVSGGAVKSRFWLQTHADVCNVPIIVTKVTEGPCLGSAILGAVAGGVYPDIQTAAESMTTVDYTVEPDQQRHDAYMFYYEKYKEFYALAKDWMHSVTTHK, from the coding sequence ATGAAACAGTTGGATTGCGTATTAGGGATTGATATGGGCACCGGTGGTGCGCGTGTAGGTATCTTTGATTTAAAGGGGACGCCGATCGTATTCTGTGAGGAGCCTTATCCGCTGTATACGCCGGCATCCGGGCGTGCGGAGCAGAACCCGGATGAATGGTGGTCGGCAATCTGTAAGGCGTCACGCAGGGCCGTTGAGGAAAGCGGTATTGATCCATCCTGCATTAAGGGGATGAGTGTGGACACCACCTGCTGTACGGTACTGTTGTCTGGAGAGGATATGATGCCCTTAAGACCGGCGATTATGTGGATGGATATCCGTGCTTCAGAGCAGGCGAAGCGTATGTACGAAACCGGACATGACGCGCTGAAATACAATGGATACGGCATGGTTTCAGCGGAGTGCCTGCCGGCGAAGGCCCTCTGGCTGAAGGAAAATGAGCCGGAACTGTACCACAAAGCCACACGCTTCTACGAATGTACGGACTGGCTCACCTACCGTTTGACTGGCGAGTATACGGCCAGTATTAACTGTGCTTCCAGCCGCTGGTATTACAATTCGGAGGAGGGCGGCTATCCGGTTGATTTCTACAACACGATTGGGCTGGAGGATCTGGTGGAAAAACTGCCGCCGCGTGTTTTGGCAATGGGTTCACTGGTCGGTGGTTTGACTGCGGATGCCGCTGAGGAGCTTGGCCTGGTGGTCGGTATTCCGGTGGGGGAAGGCGGCGCGGACGCTTTTGTCGGCGTCATCGGTCTCAATGCGGTTCAGCCGGGAAAGCTTACGCTCATCACAGGCTCGTCGCATCTGCACATTGCCCAGGTGAAGGAAGCCATCCACAGCAAGGGAGTCTGGGGCTCTTATCCGGACGCCATCGTCAAGGGGTTGCAGATGGTCGAAGGGGGACAGACTTCAACCGGCTCCATTGTCAACTGGCTCAAGGAGCAGCTCTGCGGCAATCTGAAGGTACAGGCGGCAGAGGAAGGGTGCAGCGTTTATGATATTCTGAACCATGAGGCGGAAGCCCTGCCCATCGGCGCGGACGGCATCATCGCGCTGGATTTCTTCCAGGGGAACCGCACGCCGCATGTCGATCCGGATGTCCGCGGTATGTTTTACGGACTGTCTCTGGGGCACACACCAGCGCATATGTACCGCGCGGTCATTGAGAGCATTTGCTACGGTACGGAAACCATCATTGATTCCTTCCGCCAGGCAGGCTTTTCACCAGACGGCATTGTGGTTTCCGGCGGTGCAGTCAAGAGCCGGTTCTGGCTTCAGACCCACGCGGATGTCTGCAATGTACCGATTATTGTTACAAAGGTAACAGAAGGCCCATGCCTTGGCTCAGCGATTCTCGGCGCGGTTGCTGGCGGCGTTTATCCGGATATCCAGACTGCGGCTGAGTCCATGACCACCGTTGATTATACGGTAGAGCCAGACCAGCAGCGCCATGACGCTTATATGTTCTATTATGAAAAATATAAGGAATTTTATGCACTGGCCAAAGACTGGATGCACTCAGTCACTACACATAAATAA
- a CDS encoding YjbQ family protein, protein MTVYKEQISVESHGNTPTYINITPQVREAIANSGIKNGTCTVISPHTTCAVFFEEFVHDYTEDGDEYLQADLNDVLEKIIPDQVSWDQYRYPGEKHFEEVEKWPNIESYLPGGDRTAIWNCDAHIKATLIGSSEVFDVDDGALGVGKTGYIYFADFDRARPRMRQCKIVVMGE, encoded by the coding sequence ATGACTGTATATAAAGAACAAATCAGTGTAGAATCCCACGGAAATACCCCAACCTATATCAATATCACACCGCAGGTCCGAGAAGCCATTGCCAACAGCGGCATTAAGAACGGCACCTGCACGGTGATCTCGCCCCATACCACCTGCGCGGTTTTTTTTGAAGAATTTGTGCACGATTATACCGAGGATGGGGATGAGTATCTTCAGGCCGATCTCAACGATGTTCTGGAAAAAATCATTCCAGACCAGGTAAGCTGGGACCAGTACCGCTATCCCGGTGAAAAGCATTTTGAAGAGGTTGAAAAATGGCCGAACATCGAGTCCTACCTGCCAGGCGGCGACCGGACCGCCATCTGGAACTGCGACGCTCACATTAAAGCCACTCTGATCGGCTCCAGCGAGGTGTTTGACGTGGATGACGGAGCGCTGGGCGTTGGAAAAACAGGCTATATCTATTTTGCGGATTTTGACCGCGCCCGCCCGCGGATGCGCCAGTGCAAAATTGTGGTGATGGGGGAATAA
- a CDS encoding ribulose-phosphate 3-epimerase — protein sequence MALVSASILACDQTRIGEQIIKAEAAGIDYIHVDIMDGVYVENMTYGPQLVRDLKKISGLPVSVHFEVCHPETFFSIFADCGADIMTFQLDACANPLHLLQEIRKKGIKAGIGIGPTYGTERLAYLLPYIDWLIMMSAEPGYGGQPLNSCIFEKLREVQEIMVKTGSRVPISVDGGVNGSNGLGLVEAGADILIAGSYVFQNETMAERVQSLKNL from the coding sequence ATGGCATTAGTATCAGCTTCAATCCTGGCCTGTGACCAGACAAGGATTGGAGAACAGATCATCAAGGCTGAGGCGGCCGGCATTGACTACATACACGTCGACATCATGGACGGCGTGTATGTGGAGAACATGACCTACGGCCCTCAGCTGGTCAGGGATTTAAAAAAGATCAGCGGGCTGCCCGTATCCGTTCATTTTGAGGTCTGCCACCCGGAAACTTTTTTTTCGATCTTCGCGGACTGTGGAGCCGATATCATGACTTTTCAGCTGGATGCCTGCGCGAACCCGCTGCATCTGCTCCAGGAGATCAGGAAAAAAGGGATAAAGGCCGGTATCGGTATCGGGCCGACCTACGGCACAGAGCGGCTTGCGTATCTTTTGCCCTACATCGACTGGCTGATCATGATGAGCGCAGAGCCGGGCTATGGCGGGCAGCCGCTGAACTCGTGTATCTTTGAAAAGCTGCGGGAGGTTCAGGAAATCATGGTGAAAACAGGCAGCCGTGTCCCGATAAGCGTGGACGGCGGTGTAAATGGCAGCAACGGCCTGGGACTGGTCGAAGCCGGAGCGGATATACTGATCGCCGGCAGCTATGTATTCCAGAACGAGACAATGGCAGAGCGGGTACAAAGCCTGAAAAATTTATAA